A window of Nicotiana sylvestris chromosome 8, ASM39365v2, whole genome shotgun sequence genomic DNA:
ttcttaaaaaattactGTTAATTATggtgcttcagctctagagctgaagttcgccagttacaaaacaaaaacttcagctctagagctgaacttcgccagttacaaacaaaaacttcagctctagaactgaagttcgccagttacaaaaacaaaaacttcagctctagagctgaagttcgccagttacaaaaacaaaaacttcagctctagagctgaagttcaccagttacaaaaacaaaaacttcgccagttaaaaaacaaaacttcagctctagagcagaacttcaggcccggctactaaaATGCTGaaattttgcgtgattgtctttgctgcTCCAGCCCCGTAtactgaagttatgcgaaaaagcgggtacgcttacaattttttttgcaaagtggGCACAAGTTAAAATATGACACAAAAAACGAGTATAGATACAAATGCCCCTTTAAAACCATGCGAAACTAAGCCCAAAACGGAGAATATTATTAGTGGGCTGACCCGTAACTCAAAGGTCAGCTCCGGCCCATACCCGACAACAAGTATTAGTACATGGAACCTTGAGAAGTTACTAAAATTTTAACCACTCTAGTTGTAATAATTACTCCCTCCATTTACAATATTGTAAggttttttgtttaaaaatactTTTAGTTATAAAATCTATGGTTTATAATAATTTATGTAGTTTCTTGTCTTGTACTTTGAACCCATATATTTTTGTAGGACACAGAAACATAAACTAGAAATGCATGAAAAGCAAACagagcagtagtagtagtacaaTTTACAAGCTTCTTGCAGATTACAATTTACAAGCTACTTCTACTAACTAAAACGAGTAGTAGTATAATTATATAATATTAAAGTGCtgtaattaattatttacaaagagCAAAGCACGAGTAAAAACTGATAATTGACCACTCATTTCACTCATTGTTTTACCACGACCGTTGAAATCTCAGTAATCGAGGAAAAGCCCTTGAAAATAGCCATAACCTACCCAAACTAAAACTTAGTACTAATAATTAATGATTGTAAACAtaattatcttaattttaatgaTTTCAATTAACGAATTCCTAATTTCTCACCGCTTTGGCCTCCTCTAATGTAGATGAATCTGTAGTCAAGCTCGTTGATTTTTCGTGTGATGCATCACTTGCTGAACGTGATAAAATGGATGACTCTGaatctaaaataaattcaaagaaaaaaaaaaggaaaatgtgttGAGAAAATATTACTCCATTGTAgagtaatttttatatttataagtTAAATTTCTGAAACGTTAGATAAACTTACCTCTAGATGAATTGAAGGACCTCTTGCAATGTAAAATGGCACCTTGAATAGCATCTTGTTGCTGCAATAGTGAGTCGTCTCGCCGGTTTGATGCAACCGGCGCCGCCGCAACAACCGCCGACGACGCCGATCTGCTTTTCCCCAAATGTTTCCGGACTATTCGCAGCCCCGACGGGATATTCCCATGCTTTTGGTTCTTCTCCGCCGCCGGTGCCGTGTCCGTCACCATGTCCGCCTTCGCCTCCGCTGAAGGAGGCGGCGAACGACCGGCCTTATTTGTTGCAGCATTTCCGGGTAAACTTAACTGTCCTGAGAACTTAAGCTTCTCGCCGTAACGTTTCGAGACGCGAATATATAGAGGCTTCACTTTTTTCAAGTACTTTTGCATTACATCTGTAGTAAATTTCTTCTCATCTGAAGCGGAATTTGCTGCATTATTAGTTGAACAAGCTTCTTCTGGATTTCGCTTCTCTGTTTTGCCGCTGTTAACTTTGTCTTTTGAGCTGTTATCTCTAGTAAACAACGACTTAATAGGAACTTCTTCAACCTTAAACTTTACAGTGAAAAACTTATTCTGTGTTAGATTAGGAGGCTCCTCTTTTTCACTGTCTGATACTCTCTTCCGCCGTAGCTTTGGAGTAGTAGCTGAGACAAATCCGTCACCATCACCTTCAGATTTTTCAATTTTACTTGGCGCTGTAAATTTTGGCTTCTTCAGCTTCAGCATTAACACTCTGAATTTAGTTGCTGACTTTAACAGTGAGGAAGTAAATTTCGAATTTGTTTCCGAGGCGGTTAGCAACAGCGACGACGGCTCAATTGGTACCAAACTACCTTTGAAGAAAAGATCATCAGACGGTGAGAGTGCTACGTTCGGATCCGTACCGTCGTCAATACTCGAACCGGACGACGTGGAAAGCGTGAATTTCAGTTCTCCTTCATTAATCTCATTTTCCGACGACTCATCCAACTCTGAACTAATTTTACACCTTTCATTTTCAACTTTCACTTCTTCTTCGGCTTCATCTTCAGGAACCGAAGTGAACTCAAGGTCAAAAAACGGTCCGTCGTCTCCTTCGTCGTCGGAATCAGAGTCTGACGAGTTAGAACTGACGGCGGTGACGATGGTTGTAGAACCGGTGGTGCGAGGATTAGCACCGGCGGAATCGGTGGAGAAAACACCGGTGGCGCCACCACCACGCCAGTACTTGAGTAAACTGAAAGCTTCCATACTTGGTAAAGCCAGTATAGTATAACAACAGGTTCTATTATATTATAGTATGAAGAAAAGGTACTAATAAAGTGATGGAAAAAAGAGTGTGTTTATGAGGGGGAAGAGGATAGTATGGTGTGTATACAGAGTAAGAACAGTAGCAGAACTTTGGATAGGTAAAAGCTTTTCTGTTTTTTTACCTCTTTATACTGCTGTATATTTATTTTTTACATTTTCCAttgtttttaccttttaaatttcactattttcttacctttttgACTTTTTCTAACACACTTTGACTATACCTTCTCTCATTAACATTTACCCGTTCAACTAGGGAGCATTTTATCCTTACTATGACATTTTTTTTATACAAATTCTAATTAATCGGTCCTAAAGCATATACCGAACACTAAATGAAAAAATATCTATAAAATTTATATGAGATATTATTTATATAATGTAATCTTAATTTGTTGGACTCGAACATATTTTGATCTGTTACCAAAAAGATATCACACTAACCTCTTTCTCATCTTATTTTGAGTAGGCTTTTCTCCGAGTataggggtggcaaaatggttaaaagaaaacagttaatcaCATATATTATTCATTAAAAATGGATTGAATAATGAGCTATTTAAAAACGGATCAattatggataagaaccatatcatccatttagaaaatggataatcaatggatctaacttttacatttgtaaagcctcaaattgggggttccttaagttagggagactaagaattcttccaaaaatgatcatatgcaagaagtcgTGGAAAATATGATTACTCATATTATCTGTCGATTAACCCATTTTTTattcgtattaaatatgggtcgggtcagATAATATATCTGTTTTTCATTCCATTTTCGACCTGAGCCATATCCGCCTCGCCCCGCCCGTTTGGTACTCCTATCCAAGTTCAACGGACTTGATGATCAAATAGTCCCGTTTATCATTGAACCAAAATTTAAAGTCCAGCATATTAAAAGGTCAACTGTGGATTAATAGATAAATATGGGACCAAAACTACATTTTTGACAAAAGAATGAAAATGGGTCACAAGAGTTAATAGTGGTAGGAAAGAGTATGAGGTTAGGGGTAAAATAGAAAATGGGTCCAATGGCTTGCAGTTGTAGAGGAAACCTCTTCCTCCCCTAAGGTTTTGAAAATTGAATCTTCTACCTATAAACTTATAAATCTCAAAATATTAAGTAGGGTTTAGCCATATGTTTtggaagtttttttaaaaaaaataaaaaataaataatcaaataCGTGTTTGTTTATAGAATTAATTTAATTATTGCGATATTTTAAAAATCAAAACTTCAAATCCCAAATACTCCACAGCTTAAGATCTCTTTTTGGCCAAATCATGACCATTTGAAAGTTTTTagctggaaaaaaaaaaaaaaaaatttaacatGTCAAAACTTATCCcaaaatttatgtccaaacacgtTTCCAATTTCGCATCAAACTTCACCCAAttcaactttttcaaaaaatatttggaAATCTATCCCAACGGGTCCTAAATTGAAACTTACTCTTGTCTCTACTCTTTCTAAAACTATTTTTATTGACGAATTTGTTTAGCCTTTTTTTTGCAAATCAGCTCCTAAAACTCTTTTAAAGTTATTACGGGATGTTTATCGCAATTGTAATAACTCCTTCATCtgtttttttaatattaaaaaaCGACGTGAAATAAGAGAAAAAGCTCAAGTATTTGGAAGGAGAAAAGTTACAATGTGAGGGTTTTCACACAATTAATAAAGTTTAACTTGTTGTAATACATTGTAATAATTATCTGCAGTTATTTTTAAATAACTTGACAATTTAAATAATCTTTGTAATACGTAAAATATGAAACAAGGAAGAGGACAAGGCGAAACGGAGAAGAATGCGTTACTTTATAGTAGTTGTGGTGTCAGGCATATATTCCCCCTATTTCAAATTAgatgatgtatttttcttttggtCTGTTGCAAAATAAATGACgtatttctaaatttagaaataatttaactttaaactctttattttattcattttatcgttaatgaaaaacttttataaccatacaaatgTCATGACCCCACAAAACTTTTAACCTTTAAGCTTTTAATACCACAACttttaaaaacttttttttt
This region includes:
- the LOC104222533 gene encoding probable membrane-associated kinase regulator 2 — encoded protein: MEAFSLLKYWRGGGATGVFSTDSAGANPRTTGSTTIVTAVSSNSSDSDSDDEGDDGPFFDLEFTSVPEDEAEEEVKVENERCKISSELDESSENEINEGELKFTLSTSSGSSIDDGTDPNVALSPSDDLFFKGSLVPIEPSSLLLTASETNSKFTSSLLKSATKFRVLMLKLKKPKFTAPSKIEKSEGDGDGFVSATTPKLRRKRVSDSEKEEPPNLTQNKFFTVKFKVEEVPIKSLFTRDNSSKDKVNSGKTEKRNPEEACSTNNAANSASDEKKFTTDVMQKYLKKVKPLYIRVSKRYGEKLKFSGQLSLPGNAATNKAGRSPPPSAEAKADMVTDTAPAAEKNQKHGNIPSGLRIVRKHLGKSRSASSAVVAAAPVASNRRDDSLLQQQDAIQGAILHCKRSFNSSRDSESSILSRSASDASHEKSTSLTTDSSTLEEAKAVRN